Proteins from a genomic interval of Odontesthes bonariensis isolate fOdoBon6 chromosome 7, fOdoBon6.hap1, whole genome shotgun sequence:
- the csnk2a2b gene encoding casein kinase II subunit alpha' isoform X1, producing the protein MPPRPAFSSRPAIPSAPPADLRDNPPRGVRAMPGPVAGSKSRVYADVNTLKSREYWDYEAHVPNWNNQEDYQLVRKLGRGKYSEVFEAINITNNEKVVVKILKPVKKKKIKREIKILENLRGGTNIIRLVDTVKDPVSRTPALVFECINNTDFKELYQKLTDYDIRFYMYELLKALDYCHSMGIMHRDVKPHNVMIDHQLRKLRLIDWGLAEFYHPSQEYNVRVASRYFKGPELLVDYQMYDYSLDMWSLGCMLASMIFQKEPFFHGQDNYDQLVRIAKVLGTDELFGYLRKYHIELDPRFKDLLGQQSRKRWEQFVQTENQHLVSPEALDLLDKLLRYDHQQRLTATEAMEHPYFYPVVKEQSLSNSDNNMVSSGNTTAR; encoded by the exons ATGCCTCCACGTCCCG CTTTCTCCAGTCGGCCCGCCATCCCATCCGCACCCCCAGCAGATCTCCGTGACAACCCGCCCCGCGGCGTCCGAGCCATGCCGGGTCCGGTGGCCGGCAGCAAGTCCCGGGTGTACGCCGACGTCAACACGCTGAAGAGCCGAGAGTACTGGGACTACGAGGCCCACGTGCCCAACTGGAA CAACCAGGAGGACTACCAGCTGGTGCGAAAGCTGGGCCGCGGGAAGTACAGCGAGGTGTTCGAGGCGATCAACATCACCAACAACGAGAAGGTGGTGGTCAAGATCCTGAAG CcggtgaagaagaagaagatcaaGCGAGAAATCAAGATTCTGGAAAACCTGCGAGGAGGGACCAACATAATCCGACTGGTGGACACGGTCAAAGACCCGGTG TCCAGAACTCCAGCGCTCGTCTTTGAATGCATCAATAACACAGACTTTAAG GAGTTGTACCAGAAGTTGACAGATTACGACATCCGTTTCTACATGTATGAACTACTGAAG GCTCTGGACTACTGTCACAGTATGGGAATCATGCACCGTGACGTCAAGCCTCACAATGTGATGATCGACCACCAGTTAAGAAAG CTACGCCTTATAGACTGGGGTCTGGCAGAGTTCTACCACCCGTCCCAGGAGTACAACGTCAGAGTGGCCTCGCGGTACTTCAAAGGCCCCGAGCTGCTGGTGGACTACCAG ATGTACGATTACAGCCTGGACATGTGGAGCCTGGGCTGCATGCTGGCCAGCATGATCTTTCAGAAGGAGCCCTTCTTCCACGGACAGGACAACTACGACCAG CTGGTGAGAATTGCCAAAGTCCTGGGGACAGACGAGCTGTTTGGGTACCTGCGGAAATATCACATCGAGCTGGACCCACGTTTCAAAGACCTGCTCGGACA GCAGAGCAGGAAGCGCTGGGAGCAGTTTGTGCAGACGGAGAACCAGCACCTGGTGAGTCCCGAAGCTCTGGACCTGCTGGACAAGCTGCTGCGCTACGACCACCAACAGAGGCTGACGGCCACGGAGGCCATGGAGCACCCCTACTTCT ACCCCGTGGTGAAGGAGCAGTCTCTGTCCAACTCTGACAATAACATGGTTTCCAGCGGCAACACCACAGCGCGGTGA
- the csnk2a2b gene encoding casein kinase II subunit alpha' isoform X3, with the protein MPGPVAGSKSRVYADVNTLKSREYWDYEAHVPNWNNQEDYQLVRKLGRGKYSEVFEAINITNNEKVVVKILKPVKKKKIKREIKILENLRGGTNIIRLVDTVKDPVSRTPALVFECINNTDFKELYQKLTDYDIRFYMYELLKALDYCHSMGIMHRDVKPHNVMIDHQLRKLRLIDWGLAEFYHPSQEYNVRVASRYFKGPELLVDYQMYDYSLDMWSLGCMLASMIFQKEPFFHGQDNYDQLVRIAKVLGTDELFGYLRKYHIELDPRFKDLLGQQSRKRWEQFVQTENQHLVSPEALDLLDKLLRYDHQQRLTATEAMEHPYFYPVVKEQSLSNSDNNMVSSGNTTAR; encoded by the exons ATGCCGGGTCCGGTGGCCGGCAGCAAGTCCCGGGTGTACGCCGACGTCAACACGCTGAAGAGCCGAGAGTACTGGGACTACGAGGCCCACGTGCCCAACTGGAA CAACCAGGAGGACTACCAGCTGGTGCGAAAGCTGGGCCGCGGGAAGTACAGCGAGGTGTTCGAGGCGATCAACATCACCAACAACGAGAAGGTGGTGGTCAAGATCCTGAAG CcggtgaagaagaagaagatcaaGCGAGAAATCAAGATTCTGGAAAACCTGCGAGGAGGGACCAACATAATCCGACTGGTGGACACGGTCAAAGACCCGGTG TCCAGAACTCCAGCGCTCGTCTTTGAATGCATCAATAACACAGACTTTAAG GAGTTGTACCAGAAGTTGACAGATTACGACATCCGTTTCTACATGTATGAACTACTGAAG GCTCTGGACTACTGTCACAGTATGGGAATCATGCACCGTGACGTCAAGCCTCACAATGTGATGATCGACCACCAGTTAAGAAAG CTACGCCTTATAGACTGGGGTCTGGCAGAGTTCTACCACCCGTCCCAGGAGTACAACGTCAGAGTGGCCTCGCGGTACTTCAAAGGCCCCGAGCTGCTGGTGGACTACCAG ATGTACGATTACAGCCTGGACATGTGGAGCCTGGGCTGCATGCTGGCCAGCATGATCTTTCAGAAGGAGCCCTTCTTCCACGGACAGGACAACTACGACCAG CTGGTGAGAATTGCCAAAGTCCTGGGGACAGACGAGCTGTTTGGGTACCTGCGGAAATATCACATCGAGCTGGACCCACGTTTCAAAGACCTGCTCGGACA GCAGAGCAGGAAGCGCTGGGAGCAGTTTGTGCAGACGGAGAACCAGCACCTGGTGAGTCCCGAAGCTCTGGACCTGCTGGACAAGCTGCTGCGCTACGACCACCAACAGAGGCTGACGGCCACGGAGGCCATGGAGCACCCCTACTTCT ACCCCGTGGTGAAGGAGCAGTCTCTGTCCAACTCTGACAATAACATGGTTTCCAGCGGCAACACCACAGCGCGGTGA
- the csnk2a2b gene encoding casein kinase II subunit alpha' isoform X2 codes for MPPRPAFSSRPAIPSAPPADLRDNPPRGVRAMPGPVAGSKSRVYADVNTLKSREYWDYEAHVPNWNNQEDYQLVRKLGRGKYSEVFEAINITNNEKVVVKILKPVKKKKIKREIKILENLRGGTNIIRLVDTVKDPVELYQKLTDYDIRFYMYELLKALDYCHSMGIMHRDVKPHNVMIDHQLRKLRLIDWGLAEFYHPSQEYNVRVASRYFKGPELLVDYQMYDYSLDMWSLGCMLASMIFQKEPFFHGQDNYDQLVRIAKVLGTDELFGYLRKYHIELDPRFKDLLGQQSRKRWEQFVQTENQHLVSPEALDLLDKLLRYDHQQRLTATEAMEHPYFYPVVKEQSLSNSDNNMVSSGNTTAR; via the exons ATGCCTCCACGTCCCG CTTTCTCCAGTCGGCCCGCCATCCCATCCGCACCCCCAGCAGATCTCCGTGACAACCCGCCCCGCGGCGTCCGAGCCATGCCGGGTCCGGTGGCCGGCAGCAAGTCCCGGGTGTACGCCGACGTCAACACGCTGAAGAGCCGAGAGTACTGGGACTACGAGGCCCACGTGCCCAACTGGAA CAACCAGGAGGACTACCAGCTGGTGCGAAAGCTGGGCCGCGGGAAGTACAGCGAGGTGTTCGAGGCGATCAACATCACCAACAACGAGAAGGTGGTGGTCAAGATCCTGAAG CcggtgaagaagaagaagatcaaGCGAGAAATCAAGATTCTGGAAAACCTGCGAGGAGGGACCAACATAATCCGACTGGTGGACACGGTCAAAGACCCGGTG GAGTTGTACCAGAAGTTGACAGATTACGACATCCGTTTCTACATGTATGAACTACTGAAG GCTCTGGACTACTGTCACAGTATGGGAATCATGCACCGTGACGTCAAGCCTCACAATGTGATGATCGACCACCAGTTAAGAAAG CTACGCCTTATAGACTGGGGTCTGGCAGAGTTCTACCACCCGTCCCAGGAGTACAACGTCAGAGTGGCCTCGCGGTACTTCAAAGGCCCCGAGCTGCTGGTGGACTACCAG ATGTACGATTACAGCCTGGACATGTGGAGCCTGGGCTGCATGCTGGCCAGCATGATCTTTCAGAAGGAGCCCTTCTTCCACGGACAGGACAACTACGACCAG CTGGTGAGAATTGCCAAAGTCCTGGGGACAGACGAGCTGTTTGGGTACCTGCGGAAATATCACATCGAGCTGGACCCACGTTTCAAAGACCTGCTCGGACA GCAGAGCAGGAAGCGCTGGGAGCAGTTTGTGCAGACGGAGAACCAGCACCTGGTGAGTCCCGAAGCTCTGGACCTGCTGGACAAGCTGCTGCGCTACGACCACCAACAGAGGCTGACGGCCACGGAGGCCATGGAGCACCCCTACTTCT ACCCCGTGGTGAAGGAGCAGTCTCTGTCCAACTCTGACAATAACATGGTTTCCAGCGGCAACACCACAGCGCGGTGA